The DNA region ACCATGTTGCTTCAAAAAAGTtaatttacaaagtttaaattGCCAATATCGTGCCAATAAACGAGCGTGGATGACAGGAGTATTATTTGAAGAATATATTTAATGGTTCGACAAAAAGATGGATGGACGAAAGGTTTTATTGGTTATTGACAATTGTCTTGTCCATTCAAAGGTAATTCAAGGGTTacaaaatgttgaatttttctTCTTATCACCcaataaaacatcaaaaattaatCAATGTGATGCATGAATTATAAGAGCATTTAAGATGCATTATCGTCATAGATTTTTCGTTCTATTTTAGAGGGTTTTGAGGATGAAGAAATAAATCCAGAGAAGATCAATGTTCTAGATGCAATTATTGCTATATCATCTTGGATGAACAATGTTAAGAATATCACAATTGAAAATTTCTTTCAACATTGCAAACTCCGTTCGGTAGAAAATGTGGTTTCACAGCTTTTAGAAGAAGGCATTAGGGAATTAAGGTCAACAATAAAGGAGTTACACTATCGTAATGCAATGAATGTGGATCAACTCTTAGATTATCCGGATGAAAATAATACGACCGAGATTTTAACtgataaagaaatcattgacgaTCTTAGAGAAAACaatcaagatgaagacaatGAGGATGATAGTCATGTTTTGGAGCCTATTTCTCGCAAAGAAGCAATTAGAGTAGCAATGCAACTTAGTGATTT from Impatiens glandulifera chromosome 5, dImpGla2.1, whole genome shotgun sequence includes:
- the LOC124939099 gene encoding uncharacterized protein LOC124939099, with the translated sequence MDGRKVLLVIDNCLVHSKIFRSILEGFEDEEINPEKINVLDAIIAISSWMNNVKNITIENFFQHCKLRSVENVVSQLLEEGIRELRSTIKELHYRNAMNVDQLLDYPDENNTTEILTDKEIIDDLRENNQDEDNEDDSHVLEPISRKEAIRVAMQLSDFLLQYDISTPQFHKALQKVRDEIQMDINFHTK